CGCTGCGCCACGCACACCTGCTGCGGTACGACGTTCCACGTGGCCCGCGACGCCCGCCACCCGTCCAGCAGCCACCGCTCCTGCGCCGCGCCCGTCATCGTGCGCGCCGGGTCCTCGGACTCCGGGCCCGGGTACTGCCAGCCGTCGCCGTACGCCTGGTCCGAGCGGTACTGGCGGGTGTCCAGCACGTCGAACTGCGCGAGGCGGCCCCACTGCAGGCGCCGGTAGAGCTGGGCGTCGGGGCCGTTCGGCTTCTGCGGGAGGCGCAGCGGCTGGTTCTCCCAGTACGCGCGGTACGCCGCCGCCCGGCGCAGCAGGAACTCCTCCGGCGGGACGTCGTTCTCCGGGGTCTCGTCCGCGTAGTTGTTCTCCGTCTCGTGGTCGTCCCACGTCACGACGAAGGGGTGCGCCGCGTGCGCCGCCTTCAGGTCCGGGTCGGTCTTGAAGAGCGCGTAGCGGAGGCGGTAGTCCTCCAGCGTGATCGTCTCGCGGTTGAAGTGCGCGGGCAGCCGGCGGTCGGTGTAGTTGCGCAGGCCGCCGACGGCGTTGACCGCGTACTCGTAGAGGTAGTCGCCCAGGTGGAAGACAACGTCGAGGTCCTCCTCCGCCAGGTGCTGGTACGCGGTGAAGTAGCCGTCGTGGTACGCCTGGCACGTCACGGCGGCGATCTTCAGCTCGCCCACGCGGGCCCCCTTCGCGGGCGCCGTGCGCGTACGGCCGACGGGGCTGATCCAGGTGCCGGCGCGGAAGCGGTAGTAGTAGACGCGGTCGTGGTCGAGGCCGCCGACCTCGACGTGCACGCTGTGGTCGAACTCCGGGTGCGCGGTCGCCGAGCCGCGCCGGACGATGCGCGTGAAGCGCTCGTCGTGGGCCAGCTCCCAGCGGACCGTCACGCGGGCGGCGGGCAGTCCGCTGTCGGCCGCGTACGGGTCGGGCGCGAGTCTTGTCCAGAGGAGTACGGAGCTCGGGAGCGGATCGCCGGAGGCTATGCCCAGCGTGAAGGGGTCAGCGGTGATCTTCGCGGCGTCGAGTTCGGCGGCCTGGGCGGTGCCGGGAAGGTTGGTGGCGAAGGCGAGGGCTGCTGCGGCACCCGTGACGGTGAGGAAGCGTCGGCGGCCCAAGTGGCGTGCGGCGGCCCTGAGTTCTGCTGAGTGCTCTGTCGTCATGAGTGCATTCGAGTGGCGCAGGACGACGAGTGGTTGTCGCGTACACCACAGCCGGATGGCGGACGGATGAGGTCCGGATGTCGGGCACTGTCGTACGCTGCCGCCCCATGAACGCACCTCAGAGCAAGATCGCGGTCGTGACGGGCGCCGGCTCCGGCATCGGGCGGTCCGTCGCGCACACCCTGTCCGAGGCCGGCTGGTCGGTGGCGCTGGCGGGGCGGCGCACCGGGGCGCTGGAGGAGACGGCGGCCGGGATGGCGGACGCGCTGTGCGTACGGACCGACGTGGCGGACCCCGGCGACGTGGACGCGCTCTTCGCCGCCGTGCGGGAGCGGTGGGGGCGGCTCGACCTCCTCTTCAACAACGCGGGGACCTTCGGGCCGGGCGGGACGCCGCTGGAGGAGCTGCCGTACGAGGCGTGGCAGCACGTGGTGAACACGAACCTGACCGGGTCCTTTCTGTGCGCGCAGGGGGCCTTCCGGCTGATGAAGGCGCAGGACCCGCAGGGGGGACGGATCATCAACAACGGGTCGATTTCGGCCCATGCGCCGCGGCCGCATTCGGTGGCGTACACGGCGACCAAGCACGCGATGACCGGGCTGACGAAGTCGCTGTCGCTGGACGGGCGGCCGTACCGGATCGCGTGCGGGCAGATCGACATCGGCAACGCGGCGACCGAGATGACCGAGCGGATGCAGACCGGGACCCTGCAGGCCAACGGGGAACTGGCGGTCGAGCCGGTGATGGACGCGGGTGATGTGGCGCGGACGGTGCTGCACATGGCGGAGCTGCCGCTGGGGGCGAATGTGCAGTTCGCCACAGTGCTGGCCACGGCTATGCCGTATGTGGGGCGCGGCTGACGGGAGTTGGGGGTGGAGGGGTTCCGTCGAAGCGCCCACGGGGGCTACGGCGGACCCCTAGACTTACCGCTCCTTCACACTTTCCACATACGGAGCACACCGTGCGCATACGCACCGCGGCGCCCGCCGCCCTCGCCGTCGCCGCCCTCGCGGGGGCCCTGCTCGTGACCGCGCCCAGTGCGTCCGCCGCCGTCTCGCCCGTGCAGATCAGCAAGGTCCAGTACGACTCCCCGGGCAAGGACGTGCACACCAACAAGTCCGTCAACGGCGAGTGGGTGCGGCTCCAGAACCGCTCCAAGGGCACGGTCAGCATCAAGGGCTGGAAGCTGGTGGACACCAAGCGCCACGTGTACACCTTCGGCAACGTCAGCCTGAAGAAGGGCCAGTCGGTCACCGTCTACACGGGCAAGGGCAAGGACACCACCGCGTCCAAGTACCAGCAGCGCGGCTGGATGATCTGGAACAACACCCACGACACCGCGACCCTCAGCGACGCCAAGGGCGCGAAGAAGGACGCGGTGAAGTGGACGAAGCCCGGCAAGGGCTACGTCACCAGCTGACGCTCAGCGCCTGTGCCGGCCGCTGCCCTCCTGGGCGGCGGCCGGTTCGCTGCGCCGCCTGTTCCTGAGCGCGAACACCGACCCCCCGATCAGCGCCACCGCCCCACCCACCCCGCCGATCAGCGGCCACGACAGTGAGCCCGCGGCGTCTGACGAACTAGTCGACGAGGCCGCCGCCACCGCGCCCGCCTTCGGCGCGGCCGCCGCCTTCTTCGGGCCGCCACCCTCGCTGACCGGCTTGACCAGCGTCCCGACGGACTGCGCCGTACCCGCCGCCGCGAACCCCCAGTCGAGCAGCGCGGAGGTGTCGCGGTAGACCATGTCGTAGCCGGGCGCCGGGTGCATCACGGTGACCAGCAGCGTGCGGCCACCCCGCGTCGCCGCGCCCGTGAAGGTGTTGCCCGCGTTGGTCGTGTAGCCGTTCTTGACGCCGATCAGGCCCTTGTACGTGCCGAGCAGGCGGTCCGTGTTCTGGATCTGGAACGTCTTCCCCTTGTTTCCGTCGGGGAAGTCCGCGATCCGCATCCCGCAGTAGTGCCGGAAGCTGTCGAGGCCCAGGCCGTGCCGGGCGAAG
The sequence above is drawn from the Streptomyces sp. NBC_01465 genome and encodes:
- a CDS encoding alkaline phosphatase D family protein, yielding MTTEHSAELRAAARHLGRRRFLTVTGAAAALAFATNLPGTAQAAELDAAKITADPFTLGIASGDPLPSSVLLWTRLAPDPYAADSGLPAARVTVRWELAHDERFTRIVRRGSATAHPEFDHSVHVEVGGLDHDRVYYYRFRAGTWISPVGRTRTAPAKGARVGELKIAAVTCQAYHDGYFTAYQHLAEEDLDVVFHLGDYLYEYAVNAVGGLRNYTDRRLPAHFNRETITLEDYRLRYALFKTDPDLKAAHAAHPFVVTWDDHETENNYADETPENDVPPEEFLLRRAAAYRAYWENQPLRLPQKPNGPDAQLYRRLQWGRLAQFDVLDTRQYRSDQAYGDGWQYPGPESEDPARTMTGAAQERWLLDGWRASRATWNVVPQQVCVAQRRNVPTGVSKLSMDGWDGYPAARQRLLDGAVATGADNLLVLTGDLHNAYAHDLKQNFDDPSSRTVGVELVATSITSGGDGADKPSNWDAYMTSNPHMRFYHGRRGYVTATLTEQQTRADFRAVTGVTKPGAAISTVGSFVTEAGNPGLKQV
- a CDS encoding lamin tail domain-containing protein gives rise to the protein MRIRTAAPAALAVAALAGALLVTAPSASAAVSPVQISKVQYDSPGKDVHTNKSVNGEWVRLQNRSKGTVSIKGWKLVDTKRHVYTFGNVSLKKGQSVTVYTGKGKDTTASKYQQRGWMIWNNTHDTATLSDAKGAKKDAVKWTKPGKGYVTS
- a CDS encoding SDR family oxidoreductase; translation: MSGTVVRCRPMNAPQSKIAVVTGAGSGIGRSVAHTLSEAGWSVALAGRRTGALEETAAGMADALCVRTDVADPGDVDALFAAVRERWGRLDLLFNNAGTFGPGGTPLEELPYEAWQHVVNTNLTGSFLCAQGAFRLMKAQDPQGGRIINNGSISAHAPRPHSVAYTATKHAMTGLTKSLSLDGRPYRIACGQIDIGNAATEMTERMQTGTLQANGELAVEPVMDAGDVARTVLHMAELPLGANVQFATVLATAMPYVGRG